Part of the Syngnathus typhle isolate RoL2023-S1 ecotype Sweden linkage group LG17, RoL_Styp_1.0, whole genome shotgun sequence genome is shown below.
CgaaaataaatgatttgatATCTGGATCGGCACCAAATTCCAATGGGTTATTCCTTTGATATCTGGATCGGCACCAAATTCCAATGGGTTATTCCTTGCATAAATTTCTACTcatggaaacaaaaaaacaaatcacaatgTGATTGTAAtgatgggaggaaaaaaacagaTAATAAATCAAACACATTAAAATCctgcaaaaatgacaacatactTACTCTGCGAATGAAAGTGCAAACGCTGAGAAAGTATACGCAAACATGAAGTCCAGCGCATTTATTGCATAATATAAACCAAATACTAACACATTAACACTGTGCGGAGAAAAGTACACAGAGACGATAAAATCCTTCAAAGATATCGCTATGACTGACATTATCTACATAAATATTGACTCGACATGCACTACACAGCGTGTGCAATTACAACAAATGATGATAAGCGAGTATTGTAAAAGTGTCAAGGCTCGAGTTCACACATAACTGCAAGTATGCAGTTGTCTGGCCTGCAAATTTGAGGCCGAAGAAATTGTGATTTTGCATTAATAACATCGAGGGGCATGCTCCAAAAATATGCATGTAAAGTGTGTAAAAGACAACATGAGAGTCTCAGTCAACCCCACGGGGGCAAACGTGTCCGATGACACGACAAGTTTGTTCAACCACTTTGAATCTTGACATGGATCCTCTCCATGGTAGAGGTAGATGGTTTAGTCGTCTCTCTTTGCAGTGATGCTTCCACCTCCGCTTCAATCATCTGTACAACACGatcggggagaaaaaaacatataaggaGAAGAAGCTGCTATATAGAAAATGGAGGAATGAGAACTACTCACAGTTCAGTGTCATCAATGCACTCGGGGTCCTCTATGGTCTCAAGGCGTCTCTGACAGGCATCTAAGATCTTTTTCCTGGGTCCTAAAGGGATGTGGATGCTCCTGAGATCCTGGTCAGAGCAGAGCAGCAGTGCTTGTAGGTCGATCTTTTCCCTCCTAAATATGGAGAAGAACTCGCTCATGCCGTGCGTGGCCAAGAAGACCTCCAAAGGGCTGGTGAGGGCCTCATTGTCGTCATCCAGTCCCAATTCCACCTCCTCCCAAGGAAGTTCCTCCAGGTTCCTCTCCTGCAGGCTGCGAGCGCTTCCGATGCTGTCCTCGTCCAGACTGGGACGAGGGTGCAGTCTGCCGCGGAAATGCACAGAGTGACCCGAGCCCTCGGTTCCGTCCGGATCGCCCATGTCAAACATCCCCCCGCTCACGTAGTTCCTCCTGAAGACCATGGTGCCCAGACCGGGCCGGTTGAACAGGGAATCGTGTCCCGAGTCCGTGCTGACCTCCGAGTGATCGGCGTTGATTCCGTGGAGGTCCGGCTCGCTGATGGCACGTGAAATGGTGTCGTCGTGATCTCGGGGGAACATGTCGCGGATGTTGCGGCGGCCGTAATCCTTAGGGTTGACGTACGTTCCGGGTTTGAGGAACATGACGTCGTTGCCCAGTTGGAGTCCAGAGAGGGAGCGCACGCTCTTCCTCCCGTCCTCGTAGATTTTAAAGGTCCCTTCTCCTTGTTTCCTTTTCTCCAGCTTCTTCTGGATTTTTGTCTTCCCTCGGTTTGTGGCTTGAAGAGTAGCCTGGTAGAAACAAAGCAGAGATTCAATGATGTACATTGGAACGCTCGTTGAGTCATTGCTAATATTCGCCGCACGGTTTTAAACGTAAACAACCTGCGAATATGGCACACCGACGGCGGCCTCGTCCAAGTTGCGCACCTTGTGGCTAACCGAGCCGCTGCTGTAACTGGAAAAACTCATAACATCCGACACGGATGCCTCTGGCGCCTCCTTGTGGTACTTCTTCTCCATGCGCTTATGGTGCTTCTTCTGCATCTTGGCGCAATCTTTGATGCGCTGCTCGGCGTCTCGAAACGCCCGCTCCTTCAGCTTGTTGACCAGCTTGGGGTTGAGCCCCATTTGCTTGGAAGCGATGGAGTCCAGGTAGCGAACACAGTCCATGTGGTTCTTGGTGGCGGCCATGTTGAGTGGCGTGTGGTAGTCATTATCAAGGCACCAGATGTTGGCGCCGAACGTCACCAGGAAGAAAAGGCAGTTGTGGTGACCGTTGGCAGCGGCGAGGTGGAGAGGCGTGTTGCCCCAGATGTCACACTTGTCAGGGTTCCCTCTGTGAAACACAACGGGGTTCAATTGCTTATGCTAACACTTTTTGAAAAACATGTCAGCCTTTTTTCAAAACATGGCGGCACCATCGGTTTTGAGTTCCCAGCAAACCTTGTTGTCACCTCCTTGAGAGTCACACAGCGGCTGCAATTTGATCTACGGCTTGTCGCCGCTACTGCTCGGCCACCCCGGCTCGTGTTACACGCCGGCCTTTCAAAAAGGTTTCAGTCGGCTCCCACCGCATAATTGTGCATGGCGGATGATCTCAGACGCATTCCTCAAGTCTAATCATGACTGGTAGCACAATGTGCATCTTTCACATCCTGTAGCGCGAGCTTTAAAGAATGTGTCGATAATTTGTCTGATATTTTTCACGTACTAGTAATCGAAAGTGCCGAGTGGACGCTAAATGGGTAAGGCAAATTATTTGTGTGGTTGCATCAAAAGATTTTCCCATTTTTCCCTATTGTTACACACCTTCAAATAAGAAACCTgtgaatttatttaaatatcGGGGGGGAGAAAATATATAAGGCTGCGTACTTAAATGATGTGCCACAAGGTTCGAACAAATCATCAACAGGCTATAAGTAAACATTAAAATATGACATGTAAATTGTATCTGAAGTAATTTATGATATTCTCAGTTCGGATTACATAACGTAAGGAATGGTGATAGCTTTATGCGTGCTAATTTATGTGCCGTCGTTGAAAACGCTGAATACGAGAGGGTCGTCCGTTTGTTTACCCCTCGAGTGTCTTTTATCTCACTACGGAACGTTTGCTTTACATAACGCCCGTTCGCCGAGCATGGCATGTTCCTGAGACGCGCTCATCGTTATCATTCAATGGCAGTTATTTATGTTAGTACATGATGTATCATTCGAGGGATACTATGTCCTTACAGGCCTGCGGGGACGGTTGTTTGCACAGATTCCGTAGGAATTGgtagattttgttttgttcagcaGACTACTCGTATTATCGTCTGTGTTTGATCACGAGATGTGgtaaaaatttggaattttctaATATGACAGCCTCACAGCACCTGAATCATTTGTTCGTGTGACACAGGCTTTAATTAAGGCGGCGTCATAATAGGCCCATTTTTCTGACTTGCAAGCGAAACAGGTCAGCCGTTAACGATGAGCCTGTTTTGTACTTTACCATCCTAGCGGTGCCTCACGCTTTTGTGCTTCCACTAAAAGTCGGcccattttcagattttttttccacttggtCACAATTTTGTTTAAACAGCTCCGACAAACAGGATGTTTATGTAAAAGGCCAACACAAATGTCGCCGTGCCGCTTTATCTTCTAAACGGACGATCCACTGCTTATTTTATCAAGCGCGATCTTTTGTGATAACAGCCACGTTATAAAAGTCACAACGATGGCCGCCGGCTCTTGTTAAAGTGTCACGCCAACGGCATCCATAACAGTGCGGCCATTTAGGGAGGCGCCGTAATTCACATGCTTTTTACGGGCCCCAACGTGGACGTTCCGGCGAGCGCGCAGTAAAATATTGAAGAGGGAACGCATGGCTGAAGAGCATTTAATGAAATGCGATAACTCGCACATGACCTTGAACGCCGTGACGGCGTAGTGACATTTCAGAGTCGTCATTAAACCACCCTGCCGGGCGTTAAAGATAACTAAGTATCTTCTGCCTTTGTGTATTGCTAACCATCGAGGGTAGTGCAGTCGGACACATCTTTATGCTCAAGGGCAGCAAGATTTTTCAAAACAGGTGGGCCAGGTCATTTGTAGATTCAGTAGAAAATTAATAAAGGTGAATGTTCCTTACGTGGGCAGTAGCGGGCAGGCTAATTTATACATATTGTATATTACACTAATGACTGCTCAGTTAGCTGCAGTAATATTAATCATTTTTTGGAGAGGAGCTCAATTAAACTGCTTGTCCACGTAAGTTGCTGCAGCATTGGTGTTCAAATCAATGCAACATCAATGCTAGCTTCGTTAGGCCGTCTATCGCGTCTTAATGTGTCCAAGTTGGGTAACCAAGGATGATTTACAAGTTCAACAACTCATTAAAAATAACTGTTTAAAAAGTTTATATCGATAATCGactatttatttgaaaaataacctAATAACTTATTCTGATTGTTACGTATACGTGTAAAATTAGCTATAAAATTGGTGTGTGAAATGCATATgactaatatattttattttgttatttataaatatattttaattaattgattCTAGGGTGGGAAAAAAGTCAATCTGTATGTAGTTTATGTTTGATGGACAGTTATTTAGTTCAATGATCAGTTATCCAATTATTATTTGCTATTTAAATGTAAAATCCAGGTTAAAATAAACTCTTAAATTCATAGAAAGTCTTCCCACCCCCGAACAAAGgctcatgtttttttaaaacagtcACCAAACAAGAAATTCTGCCTGGTTGTTGCTGCTTCCAGTCATTTGCTGGCGCCACGTCTAGGACCTTCCGCATCTTTATCTTCCTCTAATGTCATACAATATACACCATGTGGACCTTCACATAGCAGACTTTGGGGTTGGTCAAATACACGCAAGAGCATTCTCGAGTGAGAGATTGAATGTTGTccattaaaaatgataaaaaaaataaatacataaaataggGGGGGGGCAAAGTCGCATATTAAATAAATCTCATTTAAGGTTATCCAATagatggattctttttttttttatcgcaaACTGGTGACTTTTCCATAAATGGCTATTTGAATCATTTTCATACCAATTGATTTCATCATAATTGAATCATCTTTCTCCACCTACGCCTTACCTTTTCACCAACATACAATTCCCATTGTTTAAGTTTTGTAATGAAGTCGTACTaattaacaaataaataataaaattattaaCAATAGGGCAATTGTGTGATAGAGGCTTTCACGGATTTTACAAGCACGGCATTCTGCACGAGACATTCTCACCATATaaggtttgtgtgtgtttaggagATTTGTTCAAATATAAACACGAATCTGCTTTGCAGACACGTATTTCTTATATTttggttaactttttttttattaaatggcAAAAACTGAAAGTACATAGAAACAACTTAACACCTGTCTGGTGTAGGTGtgccggatttttttttttttttttttttttgtacccaccCCCTCGCTACGATGAGCCGCAGAGCCTCCAGGTTCCCGTGGTAGGCCGCCCATAGCGTCGGTGTCATGCCATCCTCATCGGGCGCGTTGAGCTCCTTGCGTGTGGCCTCCCTCAGCAGGTCCAGGTAGCCGTCCCGGGCCGCCTTGTGGTACCTGTCATTCATGGCGACCCGTTAGTCCGTCCTGGTTCGTTTGGCTTCATCGACACTTCCAGTAACGCCAGTAACACCACCAGTAAAGCGGCACCTCCGCTACCGCCGTAGTCCTCGTCGTTAACCTCATAGCGGAGTTGCCGAGCGTCGGTCAGTCGGTCGGTGTCCGGACTCTCCCGAGTCCCGAAGACTTGTGCGCGTCGCTGGTATCCAGGGAGGCGACGACGCGGTCGCTCATCGCTCAGGCAGCCTAAACACTGCTCCCCCGTGGCcgatctgctcctaaacacgtaCACATGAGGGACCCTCACGAGTACTCCAAATATAATGAGGAAATACTACCACCGTCATTACGACTCTTTCTATGATTATATCTTTGTTATTACTACTGGTACCACCAAAATAACTACGACTGCTGCAACAAAAAAGTTATAGCAGCAACGTACTGTTCTTTTGGTATTGATTTTTGCCCATAGATTTTTTTCTGAATAGATTTTGATGATCAGGCTTTGTTGGGAAAACATTCCCTGACCTATTGACTGACTGGAAGGCGGAAATTTTAGGCCTTCTTCAAACCTGTTGGTGTTGAAGTCTCACCTCACTGGAAGCATATATGCATGACCTAAATGAACTTCCTCATTGGAACAGGTTGAGATTATTTTAAGCCTGATGTGTCTGATTACAACCACGGGCGCATACAAGGAAGGTTCTACGTTTTATTCGGGCTGTTGCAATGTTTAAAATGCGCTCCACCTGACTCCACCTTGACAAGGATCTTGCATGGcaactaataaaaaaaaccaagtatattaaaaaaatggatgcaTCCGAGTTCTCACACGAGACTCAATTGAAACCTGCATGACAATGCACAGAAATAGACAAAACATCTTAAAAGGAGCTTTGAACAGCATTAAAAACCTGAAAGTATTCATTTCAAGCATCAAATCAAAGATAGGCAAATGTATTTGCTTCTCACGCCTATTCAGTGAATTTCCATCATGCTGAAATTGTGACGGTCAAGTCAAAGTTGGCTTTACCGGTCCTGCGAATGAGAAAATTCGGATGTTCATAATGTAAAATGTACATAAAGGTCAACTGTCGAGAAATTATATACAAACAGAACATTTGATGTGTGTTATGAGAAGGAACCGGTTTCAGTGTGCGATGGGaattaaggggaaaaaaaagtattaccGGGAATTAGGTTTTGAACTTTAGTGGAATATTTTGAGCAAAACAGGCCTTGTTTGGCCACAATATGTTTTGCGGCTCACGACAGATTTATTGACCTTTATGGCTCCTCCAGCTGTTTGGGTGCTTATAAAAAGGGGAACGGACACCTCTGCATCCCACACTTGCCGTCAAGTTAGCCTACAGGTAAGTTCCCAACCTCCGCATTCTCTTTTTTGGGGGTGTTTTGAATGAGTGCATGCTATTGGTGAGAGTTAACAATGTACAAAGACTTATTAGGAATctgacatttttacttttaatgcCTTCATTTGAAAACGGACATTTGTACTTTCTATTACTTACTTTGTCAAAATAGGCTTGTTACTTTTTTCAAAATAGGCTTGTTACCTTCCGCagacgcaaaaaaaaataaaaataaaatagacagaGGTAAACTCAACTGTAGATGAgattttgattgatttattgatattTGGGGGATTTATTAGTCTATAACAATGATGGCGCACATGTGACTTATTAACGTTACAGAAAAGTGCATCATTCCTGTCAGCATTAGTaatttaccttttttttgttagcCGGTTCACAGTGTTGCTCTGTCACTCTTATAAAAGCGTAAATCTTAACGAGTTATTTTTTAGATTAAATGGCGTTTAAAAAATTTAATAAAGTCAGCAAACATATTAGAATATGCTGTTTAAATGGCGTGAAAATCAGAGCTAACGCTACTTAGCTTTTTTTCATCACTGTGTGAACACTACAAAAGTTTTGCCAACTGTCTATAGGTGAAAGTAAAAAGTTCCATTCAGTGCGTTTGTTTTGTTCCTCTTTGTATGAAGCACAAGTATTGAGTATTGTGACTTTGGCAAGAGATG
Proteins encoded:
- the ush1ga gene encoding pre-mRNA splicing regulator USH1G isoform X4, coding for MTPTLWAAYHGNLEALRLIVARGGNPDKCDIWGNTPLHLAAANGHHNCLFFLVTFGANIWCLDNDYHTPLNMAATKNHMDCVRYLDSIASKQMGLNPKLVNKLKERAFRDAEQRIKDCAKMQKKHHKRMEKKYHKEAPEASVSDVMSFSSYSSGSVSHKVRNLDEAAVGVPYSQATLQATNRGKTKIQKKLEKRKQGEGTFKIYEDGRKSVRSLSGLQLGNDVMFLKPGTYVNPKDYGRRNIRDMFPRDHDDTISRAISEPDLHGINADHSEVSTDSGHDSLFNRPGLGTMVFRRNYVSGGMFDMGDPDGTEGSGHSVHFRGRLHPRPSLDEDSIGSARSLQERNLEELPWEEVELGLDDDNEALTSPLEVFLATHGMSEFFSIFRREKIDLQALLLCSDQDLRSIHIPLGPRKKILDACQRRLETIEDPECIDDTEL
- the ush1ga gene encoding pre-mRNA splicing regulator USH1G isoform X3 yields the protein MNDRYHKAARDGYLDLLREATRKELNAPDEDGMTPTLWAAYHGNLEALRLIVARGGNPDKCDIWGNTPLHLAAANGHHNCLFFLVTFGANIWCLDNDYHTPLNMAATKNHMDCVRYLDSIASKQMGLNPKLVNKLKERAFRDAEQRIKDCAKMQKKHHKRMEKKYHKEAPEASVSDVMSFSSYSSGSVSHKATLQATNRGKTKIQKKLEKRKQGEGTFKIYEDGRKSVRSLSGLQLGNDVMFLKPGTYVNPKDYGRRNIRDMFPRDHDDTISRAISEPDLHGINADHSEVSTDSGHDSLFNRPGLGTMVFRRNYVSGGMFDMGDPDGTEGSGHSVHFRGRLHPRPSLDEDSIGSARSLQERNLEELPWEEVELGLDDDNEALTSPLEVFLATHGMSEFFSIFRREKIDLQALLLCSDQDLRSIHIPLGPRKKILDACQRRLETIEDPECIDDTEL
- the ush1ga gene encoding pre-mRNA splicing regulator USH1G isoform X1, giving the protein MNDRYHKAARDGYLDLLREATRKELNAPDEDGMTPTLWAAYHGNLEALRLIVARGGNPDKCDIWGNTPLHLAAANGHHNCLFFLVTFGANIWCLDNDYHTPLNMAATKNHMDCVRYLDSIASKQMGLNPKLVNKLKERAFRDAEQRIKDCAKMQKKHHKRMEKKYHKEAPEASVSDVMSFSSYSSGSVSHKVRNLDEAAVGVPYSQATLQATNRGKTKIQKKLEKRKQGEGTFKIYEDGRKSVRSLSGLQLGNDVMFLKPGTYVNPKDYGRRNIRDMFPRDHDDTISRAISEPDLHGINADHSEVSTDSGHDSLFNRPGLGTMVFRRNYVSGGMFDMGDPDGTEGSGHSVHFRGRLHPRPSLDEDSIGSARSLQERNLEELPWEEVELGLDDDNEALTSPLEVFLATHGMSEFFSIFRREKIDLQALLLCSDQDLRSIHIPLGPRKKILDACQRRLETIEDPECIDDTEL
- the ush1ga gene encoding pre-mRNA splicing regulator USH1G isoform X2, which produces MNDRYHKAARDGYLDLLREATRKELNAPDEDGMTPTLWAAYHGNLEALRLIVARGGNPDKCDIWGNTPLHLAAANGHHNCLFFLVTFGANIWCLDNDYHTPLNMAATKNHMDCVRYLDSIASKQMGLNPKLVNKLKERAFRDAEQRIKDCAKMQKKHHKRMEKKYHKEAPEASVSDVMSFSSYSSGSVSHKVRNLDEAAVGVPYSQATLQATNRGKTKIQKKLEKRKQGEGTFKIYEDGRKSVRSLSGLQLGNDVMFLKPGTYVNPKDYGRRNIRDMFPRDHDDTISRAISEPDLHGINADHSEVSTDSGHDSLFNRPGLGTMVFRRNYVSGGMFDMGDPDGTEGSGHSVHFRGRLHPRPSLDEDSIGSARSLQERNLEELPWEEVELGLDDDNEALTSPLEVFLATHGMSEFFSIFRREKIDLQALLLCSDQDLRSIHIPLGPRKKILDACQRRLETIEDPECIDDTEL